The Veillonellales bacterium genome includes the window AAAGCGATGTGGCAGTTAACGGAACAGTGACAAGCGCCGGCGGGGCAATCGACCTAGCAGCCGCGCAGGATGTCCTGGTCAATGCCAAGGTGAACGGAACGGATGGCGATATTACCGCCCAGGCCGGCCGCGACATAACCATCAACAATGATGTACAAACCACCGGCAACGTCAGTCTCAGCGCCGACGGAGCCATTGCTGAAACAGACAGCGGGAAGATCCTGGAGGCCGCCTTGCTGACCACCGACAGCGTTACGGGTCAAAGTCTCGCTAGTGGCAATACCGTTGAAAGTTTTAATGCCGTAAATACCAGAGAGGGAGATATCCTATTCGTTAATACAGTTGATGATTTGAATGTGACTGGTATTAAACAAACAGGAAGAGGCAATGTTATTCTTCGCAATATGGGGGATATCAGCGTTGACACAATTGCAGCGCGCCAGGATGTGAGTTTGACTGCAGCCGGGTCGATTAAAAACGGATTGCCGGAAGATTCTGACAATATTGAAGCGGTTAACCTGACTTTAACGGCACAAACCGGCAGCGTTGGTGCTTCTAACCGTTATCTCTACATCGACTCATCCAAGGGTTCAGACGGCGTAGTAACGGCGAATGCCGCAACCGGAATTTATTTAAATGAAACAAAAGGTTCACTCAATTTGAACAAGGTTATGACAACTAGCGGAAGCATTGCACTGGCAGCAGATCAATCCATCGTCAACCGAAGTGCAGACGGTTCAGCTGTCATTGGTGGCAAAACAGCTGTTGTCAGCTTAACCGCCCAAAACGGCGGCATCGGTGAAGAAAATGCACGAATGACGTCAGCAGCTGCCAAATTGAATGTTTTGGCTAACGGTAACATTTACCTCGAACAAACCAGCGGTGACCTAATAGCCGACTTCCTTGTCAGCCAGGCCGGTTCCATGGACTTGCTCGTGCCGTATGGGACCATTCGTTCGGAACGAATTTTTGCCGCAGATCTGCTGAATCTGAATGTGCGGGACAATATGAATCTGGAAGATATTGAAGCTGGCCGGTTAAATGTTCAGTTGGCACCGGGATCAGTCCTTAATTTGGGTCAAACGAAAATTGCTAAAAGCGTTAATGCCAGAGCGGACAAAATGTATGTTAGCAACCTCATTCATACAGGTTCCGAACCGCTGCACTTGACTATGACTGGCTCAAGCGGAAACATGGCGGATACTATCACTGTCAACGCTACATCGTCTGCAGGCATCATATTTGACAAATTGTCGGCAATAACGTCAAGTGTGACCGCGCAAGTGGATAATCTGAGCATTGTCGAAGCGAATGTTGGTGATATTATGACAGTAAAAAATTCTTATCACAGTGTAATCATTGATAAAACGCCGTCAGGCCTGGTTGCGGCCAATGTCCAGCTGTATCCGGAAACACTGCCTGTATATCTGTATCTTTCCCAAGAGAACAAAGTCTTCACGGATGCCAGAATTGTTCAGTATCAGGAGGGTTACATCGTTAACAACTTCAGCACAGAGAATAGTATGGTGCGTCTGACCGAGAAAATGATGCAAGTTCAGACACCGGCGTCAATGCTGGAGAATTCATCGTTAGCACAGAATCCTGGCAATCAGCAAAACAACGGCCAAGGAAGCGGAATTTTGGGTGTTCAAGGCAATGTGACTATCGGCGGCAATCCAGAAGGGCCAATGAGCGGTGCCGTGGTGCCATTGTCTGACAACAGACTCGCATCTTCGCCATCAGGAGCATTCAATCCGGTTAATACGAAGCTGTCAGGCGTTATTAAGATTGAAGAAGCTGGAAATCAATTAGGCAGTTCAGAGCCTAGCGTAACAGTAGAAAACGAGACAAGTAATAATTAAAATGGTGTTTTCACCGTAACGCAAGATGGTGCCACTGAACCGAGTCGGATTAAAAAAGAAAGTGAATAAGGCAGGAGACTACAATAATGAACAAGAACAGAGTGGCTCTGGCGGCGATCATACTTTGGTTGAACGCATCAATAGCACAGGCAGCGCCGGTTGTGCCCGATGATGCTGGTTCGACGCTGCGCCGTTCGGCAGAAATGCTTGAACAACGTAAACTAAATCAGGATTTGCAGGAAAATCGTCAGACAGGGAAGGAGCCAATCACTGACAATACCGACAAAACAAAAGAAAAAGCGGCTGCCGACGACTCAGTGCGATTTTTTGTCAGCGAGATAGTAGTGAATGAATCGCAGATACTCAAACCAGAGGAGATCAAAGCGATCACCGGCAAGTACGAAGGGAAGTCAGTGACACTTAAAGACATATATACAGCTGTGGCGGAATTTAACGAACTCTACGAGCAAAAGCAGTACATAACAGCGAGAGCCATCTTGCCCCCGCAGAAAATTGAGAATGGTATAGTCAAAATCAGACTGGTGGAAGGGCGAGTGGGCAAGATTGTTCTCGAAGGCGCCAAATATACGGCTGAATCCTTCGTTACAAATCGAATCTCTTTGAAAAATGGCGATCTGGTAAGCGTAGATAAGCTTAGCAGCGACCTGCTCTATTTTAATGGAACGAATGACGTGCAGCTTCATGCTGAACTTCGACCAGGGAAGGAATTCGGTACAACAGATGTTGTAATTAAACTGCAGGAGCCCAAGGTTCTTCAAACCTCGTTATTTGTTGACAACGCTGGCCGTGATACGACTGGCTTGTATCGTACCGGATTGTCAATAGAGCAGACCAGCTTGACCGGAGCGCGCGATCCGCTGTCGCTCACCGGAATGTGGGCGAGAGGCACCTTGTACGGTTCGGCATCATATAGCTATCCGATTAGCGTTAAGGGAACGCGGCTCGGCATTAACTATAGTAAAAACCGGATTAATATTATTGACGGGGAGCTTAGAGCCCTGGATGTTGCAGGGAATTCGAGTGATTTCGGTCTTAGTCTGACTCAGCCATTGCATATCAAACCCAGCCTGAAAATTGAAGGGTTCGCTGAGCTTCACACTAAAAAATCCGATAATAGTTTCACCGGTATCCAACTTGCTGAAAACAAGGTTGATACAACTGTTTTAGGTTTCTCTGTTTTATCCTATGACGGCGCTGGAATCTGGTACACGCGGCATGAGTTCACGTCAGGCAAGGAAGAGACAACACACTCCAATAATCAAAACTTTAATCGCTATAATTGTTCCATTATTCGCCAAAAAAAAATCAGTAACACTTGGCAGCTGACTGTGCGGGCGGACACACAGTTTGCCGCTATGAAGCAACCGCTGCCATCCACTGAGCAATTTTACATCGGCGGCATGACCAGCGTTCGTGGCTATCCGGAAGGATACCGGGCCGGTAACCAGGGCTATTCGCTTAGTGCGGAAGGCAGCTTCCCGCTGTCCAAAGAATTAACAGGCATTATTTTTGTTGATCATGGCGCGGTAAGGCCTGTCAAAGGGAATAAAGAAACAAGCAACGCGGATGATGTATTGACAAGCATGGGGGTAGGCGTCAATATGAACTTTACTAACCAGTTTTCAGGCAAAGTTGCAGTTGGTGTACCGCTACGGGGAGACGTTGGAATTCGGTTGCATTTATCTTTTCAATACGGACTATAATGTCAATAAGGCTGGAAGCGCTTTAGACGCAGAGCGTTCAGCACCACTGAAACGGAACTGAAGGCCATCGCAGTGCCGGCCAGTACCGGCGACAGGAAGCCTGCTGCGGCAATGGGGATACCCACTGAATTATAGGCAAGGGCCCAGAACAGGTTTTGTTTAATGTTGCGCATCGTTGCCTTGCTGAGCCTGATGGCAGCTGCAATTCCCAGCAAATCACCCCGCAGCAGCGTAATGTCGGCTGCTGCGATTGCCACGTCGGTGCCGGTTCCAACGGCAAACCCCACATCGGCTGCAGCCAGGGCCGGCGCGTCGTTGATGCCGTCGCCTACCATGGCTACGACTTTGCCTTCTTGTTTGAGCGCGGCTATTTTTTCCGCTTTCTGTTCCGGCAGCACTTCAGCCAGGACATGGTAAATTCCGCTGGCGGCGGCAATTGCTTTCGCTGCCCGTTCATTATCGCCGGTGATCATCCAGACTTCAATCCCCAGCTTATGCAGTTCTGTTATCGCCCGGACGGAGTTCTCTTTTACAGTATCGGCCACGGCGATCAAGCCGGCCAGTTTCTGCTCCACAGCCAGAAGCATCACGGTTTTTCCTTGCTGCTCCAGTTGTTCCATTTCGTCAAGGACGGAGGTGATTTGGATATTGTTTTCTTCCATGAGTTTGCGGGTGCCAAGCAGAATTGGTCGGTTATTGCTGATCGCTTTTACGCCGTGACCGGGGATCGCTGTAAACTCTTCCGGCGCTGCGAAGCGAATGTGCTGCTCTTGACCATACTTTACAATGGCCCGGGCTAAGGGATGCTCGGAGCTTTTTTCTGCCTGGGCCGCTATTTCTAAGATTTCTCGGGCGGAAAAGGCACTGAATGGGAGGATATCCGTAACTTCCGGCTGTCCCTTGGTAATGGTGCCCGTTTTATCCAAAACAATGGTTGTCAGGCGGTGGGTATTTTCCAAATGCTCCGCGCCTTTGATTAAGATGCCGTTCTCGGCGCCTTTCCCGGTTCCCACCATAATCGACGTTGGGGTGGCCAGACCTAAGGCACAGGGGCAGGCAATCACCATAACTGATGTAAAGTTAACCAGGGCACGGGAGAAATTGCCTGGGTCAAGGAGAAAATACCAACAGGCAAAGGTTAAAACGGCCAGGCCTACAACTACCGGTACAAAGTAACCGGAGACGATATCAGCGAAACGCTGTATCGGCGCTTTGGATCCCTGGGCTTCCTCCACGATGCGGACAATTTGGGCCAGGACAGTATCTTTGCCGATTTTTGTCGCTTTGAATTGAAAGACGCCGAACTTATTGATGGTGGCGCCGACGACTTCATCTCCCGGTTTTTTATCTACAGGGATGCTTTCCCCGGTCAGCATGGATTCATCTAAGGTGGAGGTGCCGTTGATGATGACACCGTCTACGGGAACTTTTTCTCCCGGCCGGACAAGAATGACATCACCTGCCAGTACCGTTTCAATGGGGACGTCCATTTCTATATCGCCGCGAATGACCCGGGCGGTTTTTGCCTGCAGACCCATTAGTGCTTTTATGGCTGATGAAGTCCGTCCCTTAGCCGTTGCTTCCAACAGCTTGCCTAGCATAATCAGGGTGATTAGAATGGCGGAGGTTTCAAAATACAAAGCAGGATCACCGGTCAGTAGATTGGCGATGCTATAGAAATAGGCGGCAGAGGTTCCCAGGGCGACCAGTACGTCCATATTGGCACTGCCGTTTTTCAACGCGGTATAGGCGCCGCGATAAAAGGGCCAGCCGGCCACAAATTGGACCGGCGTGGCCAGCATAAACTGCAGATAGGGGTTCATTAAGAATTCCCCGATTTTTCCCATAACGCCAAGAGAGTGCAAGACCATAGCTCCTAATAAGGGTAAAGAAAGTAAGGCTGATAAAATCAGACGAAGCCGCTGGTGATGCATTGTCTCCTGCCGGATTTTTTGTTCGCGGTCACTTTGCTCGGCATCGGCTATGTTATTGGCGTCATAGCCCAAGTCTCTGATTTTTTTCTGAATCTGAGAGATGGTCAGGGCATTTCCGTTGTATTCAATAGTGGCTTTTTCCGCCGCAAGGTTCACATTGGCCGTGTAAACGCCAGGCAGTTTCTTCAGCCCTTTTTCAATCCGGGCGGAGCAGGCCGCACAGCTCATGCCGGAAATTTTCAGGTTAACTGAACGAAGGTTACTTGTCTTTTCCATTGCCACGGGTATCACATCCTTTCTTTGGCAGAACGAATATCCTATTTTTGTTCTGTGCTGGCTGGGGCGCGGGGATTTTTGAACCGCAGAGAGCGCAGAGAACGCAGAGGGGTTATGATTTTTTATTATATAATCCGTTTTTTCTCTGTGTTCTCTGTGTTCTCCGCGGTTAACATTCCCGTTGTTTTTATTCCTTTTTTGTAATTATTTATTGAACTGCTTTAGAACATTCATCAATTCGTCAATGCTTTCGTCGGCCCGGCCTTCTTTGATCGCCTTTACAACACAGCTTTTGGCATGACTCTCCAGGATAATCAGCGCGACTTTGTTGAGGGCCGCTTTCGCTGCCAGGATTTGCTGCAAAGTATCAATGCAGTAACGGCCTTCGTCCAGCATTTTGTCAATGCCGTTGATCTGACCGGATACTTTTTTTAAGCGTAGTTTTAGGTTAACCTTTTCTTTGTCTGTCAGCATACAGATCCTCCTCTATTACTATACCCTGGTATGGTATATATAAGTATAAAACAGTATCCATGTTTCGTCAATACATCCGCACATGCAAAGCGGAGTTTTATGGTACAATAAAGTTGACGTAAATATCCACTTCCGTTATGAATGTAACGGGAAGCGATACGCTCCGAGAGCATTGAACCATATAAAAGAGAGGAAGAATATTTATGAAAATTGACATCGCATTTTTGCCGAAGGAAATTGCGGAAAGGAATCTTTCTAATACAGTTTGTATTGTATTGGATATATTCCGGGCAACGACCTGTATGGTTACTTCTATTGCAAACGGCTGCAAGATGATTATACCCGTTTTATCCATCGAGGATGCACGTAAGATATCACAAGAAATCGGGCCGGTTTTATTTGCGGGTGAACGGCAATCCCTCAAAATGGAGGGGTGTGATTTTGGTAATTCGCCCTTTGAATTTTCGCCGGATAAGGTAAAGGGTCAAACGATTATTACGACTACTTCCAATGGGACTACGGCGATAAAGGCCACAGACGGGGCGTATCATACCTTGATTGGTTCATTTTTAAATGCGAAGGCTCTTTGCCGGCAGGCTAAGAAATATGGAAAAAATATATTAATTGTCTGTGCAGGAACCGACGGGCTTTTTTCTTTGGAGGATGCTCTTTGTGCCGGCTTATTAGTCTGTCTGCTGACTGAAGAAGCGGAGAGTGAATTGACTGATTCAGCCCGGGGTGCTTTACTGATGTATACGGAAGCGAAGGATAAACTGATAGAAACGGCCAAGGATAGCCGAAATGGTAAACGGTTATGCGGCCTGGACCGAATGGAAGATATCGTATATTGTTTTCAAAGAGATCGGTACCAAATTGTGCCGGAATATAGTGAGGGAAGAATTACAGTAAAAAAATAATCAAAAAATCGTGATGATTCGCTGCGAAAAGCGGGATAAAAAAGAAGAAACCCTGCGTTTTATGAAAGAGCAGGGTTAAAAAAAGAATAAAAACAGGATTTATTATCAATTTGAGTTAAAATAGCTATGAGCTATGAGCTATGAGCTATGAGCTATGAGCTATGAGCTATGAGCTATGAGCTATGAGCTATGAGCTATGAGCTATGAGCTATGAGCCATCCTATACGGTGGTTCGCTGTCTGAGAAAGCCGGGGCCGTCCTGGGCTACCGCTACCTTTGCTTCACCGAAAGTTTTCATATCGTTCAGGACATGAAGTCCGGCATCAATGAGTCTCATGCCCAGAATGGCGCCGACTCCTTCGCCTACGTTCAGATTCAGATGAAGGTAAGCCGGTATTCCCAGCTGTTGTAAGGCTGCCGTCAGTCCCGGTTCGGCGGCAAAATGAGAGGCTACTAGGTAATCCCGGCTCTGGGGAGCCAGCCGGGTGGCAATCAAAGCCGCGGTCACGGTGGTCAGGCCATCCAGCACAACGGCAGCTCTGCCGGCTGCGGCAGCTAAAATTACGCCAACTAAACCGGCGATTTCCCATCCGCCGACTTTGGTCAGAATATCCAGCGGGTCGACAAGTTTCGGTGGATTGGTCAAAAGTGCATATCGGGCTTTTTCAGCAGCCTGCCGGGTTGCCGCATCGGAAAAACCGGAGGATAACTGTCCGGCGGCAATGCCGGAACAAGCGGATAAGACGGCCAGTGCGGCGGGAAGGCTGCCTGTGCCCAGGCTGCCTAAGCCGATAATTTTGTTGCCGCGCTTTAGCACGGTGTCGGCCGCTAGCATCCCTATTTGAATGGCGTAGAGCATTTCTGCCCGGGACATGGCCGGCGGAGCGGCTGTTATATCTTCGGTGCCAGAGCTGATTTCCTTCCGGCTGAGTCCTGGCAGCTCGGATAAATTTCTCTTTACGCCGAGGTCGACAACAAAGGCTTTGGCCTCACCATGGCGGGCCAGCACCCCGGATATGGAATTACCCTGCCGCAGCCGGGAGATGATGTGGGCTGTATTCCGGTCTTGTTCTGACGTTACATGATCAGCGGCCATAACAATCAGAGCTTTCTTCAGATGGTTTGGTTTGGCCTGGCAGGTAATGCCGGCCATTTTACAGGCTAATTGCTCCAGCGCGTGGAGACTTCCCAGCGGTTTCGACAGGTTGTCAAGGCGCAGCTGACATTGCTCCATGGCGGTGCTGTCAAGGGGACCGATTGTCCTGATGATATCCTGGATTGAATTTCCGTTAGGGAAAGAGGGAAGGGGGTGAATCGTTTCGTGGGGGGCGGCTGTTTCGTGCAGGATTTTTATCGCCGCATCCAGCAGGTCCATGACTAGGGAAGCACCGGTGCCTTCTCCCAGACGAAGGCCCATATCAATATAGGGTTCCAGATCCAGAATACGCAGCATTCGGCGATGCGCCGGTTCGGCGGACAAATGAGAACCCATGATAAAATGTTTGCTTAGGGGCTGGAGAGCGGTGGCAATGAGGGCGGCGGCGGTTGCATTAAAACCGTCGATGATAACCAGACAGCGATTGGCGGCTGCGCCGAGAATGACTCCTGCCAGTCCGCCAATTTCAAAACCGCCGACTTTGGTCAGTACGTCCAGACCATCGGCAGGATTGGGCCGGTTAACAGTCAGCCCCTGGCGTACCGCCTCGATTTTAATCTGGAGCCGGCCGTCGGAAATTCCGGTACCACGACCAGTGGCGGTTTTCGGTTCCATGCCGGAAAAGGCGGCGGCAATAGCGGCGCTGGAAGTAGTATTGCCAATACCCATTTCTCCCAGGCTAAAGCAGCGATAGCCCTGCCGCGCTTTTTCGGCGACAAGCTGTATGCCGGTTTCCAAGGCTTGAATCGCCTGCTGCCGGGTCATGGCCGGCCCTCTGGTAAAGTTTTGAGTTCCGTAGGCAATTTTCCGGTGAATCAATCCGGGAATTTGACTTACGTCGCCGGCAATTCCCATGTCCACAATCGTCATATCGGCGTGGCAATAGTTGGCAAGGGCATTGGCGCCGGCACCTTTGGCCACTAAATAGTTTTTTGTCATATGTACCGTGGTTTCTACCGGATAAGCGCTGACGCCCAGTTCAGACACGCCGTGATCGGCGGATAGCAGCATCAGGCATTTCCGGGGAAGGGAGGGAGGTTCTTCACCGGTGATACCGGCATACTGGGCGGCCATATCGCCTAAGCGGCCCAAGCCGCCGGCAGGGGACAGCCGGTTTAGCTGTTGCTGTACTTTGCTCATCGTTAGTTCATCCAGGCCGGTTATTGCGGCAAGGGTGTCGTGCAATAAGTCCATAAAGAACCTCCAGTCGATTTATAAGGTATAATTTTGGCTATGAGCTATGAGCTATGAGCTATGAGCTAAAGACAAGTATAATGCAAAAAGCTTTTTTGATGGTAAAACATCAAAAAAGCCGCGGATTATTGGTTCATTTTATGCGCTTTCAAAATTTTCATCTTTTCTTGGCTGACCAGCTCGCGGATTTTGGCGTGGGCCATGACCTCCATTTCCCGCAGCAGGTCGGCTAATAGATTGTCGATTTGGCTGGGAGTGCCATCCGGATAATAATTTTTTATAAGTTGTTTTAAAGATTCTTCGTTCATCATACTTTCACCTCGTTGCAGTGCTAACCATATGTAGCTTTATTATGTATGCTTCGACAAAAAGTTGGCACATCCTCTATTTAGGGTAAAGCAGAGAGAAGCCGGGAAATCACTACTGGCTCAATAGTCAGGGAACAGGGCGGTGATTGTCAGGAGGATGAGCAATATACCGATAAAGCTGCTACTGATCCAGGTTATTCCGTTCCCAATTCGGCAGGGGGAGGATAGGTCCATGATATTCCGGCTCGTACTAAGCCGCAGCAGAAAAAACAGCAGGAAGGGGAGAAAAATACTATTGGCGATCTGACTCCACAGCATGATGTGCAGGTAAGGTGGCTCTGGGAACAAGATGGGCAAAGCACCTAAGAGCAGGATCAACGTATAGGAGCGGTGAAATACGGGCGCTTCCTGACGAGATTTGTCAAGGCCGGCTTTACAGCCGATGACATCACAGACTGAATAGGCGGCGGATAAGGGAATTGCAGCGGCGGAAAATAGAGAAGCACTCAGCAAAATATAAGCAAAAAGGAGCGGTGCCCAGGAACCGGTCAGCGGTTGAAGGGCTAGAGCCGCAATGCTGGTTTGTAACAGATCTACGTTATGAGCAAACAGTGTTCCGGCGTAAGAGCCGACTAGCAAGAAGGCGAAGAGAACGGTGAACAGGCTGGCAGCGAGGAAATAGCGGCAGTGACTAGGGTTAGCGGCGGCGGAACTTTTCTTGGTGGCTGCCGATTGGCTGTAAAGCAGTATGCGGGGGGCCATGATGGATCCGATTAATGCCAGAAGCATCATTAAATAATCGCTTTCCAAGGCAAGGTCCAGGGGGCGCAAGGCGGGGATAACTTGCGCCCAGGGAGAGCCGGTGATGCCGGCAGCGATAAACAGGCTGTAAAGAGTGCCGGTCAGTAAAAAGATTTTTCCGGCGGAAGGAGAGAGCCTTTTTTGGGCAGTCCAGTGAATCAGCAGTGCTGCAGCAGGAACAGTAACCCAGGGACTGAAACCGAAGATTGCAAGACTGACGGCGATGCCGGCAAATTGGGCAATTAGGTTGATTATATCGGTGAGTAACAGACCAGTGAGCATTAGACCGGTTGTTCTGAGTTTGAAATTTTCCCGAA containing:
- a CDS encoding 2-phosphosulfolactate phosphatase, giving the protein MKIDIAFLPKEIAERNLSNTVCIVLDIFRATTCMVTSIANGCKMIIPVLSIEDARKISQEIGPVLFAGERQSLKMEGCDFGNSPFEFSPDKVKGQTIITTTSNGTTAIKATDGAYHTLIGSFLNAKALCRQAKKYGKNILIVCAGTDGLFSLEDALCAGLLVCLLTEEAESELTDSARGALLMYTEAKDKLIETAKDSRNGKRLCGLDRMEDIVYCFQRDRYQIVPEYSEGRITVKK
- a CDS encoding heavy metal translocating P-type ATPase, which encodes MEKTSNLRSVNLKISGMSCAACSARIEKGLKKLPGVYTANVNLAAEKATIEYNGNALTISQIQKKIRDLGYDANNIADAEQSDREQKIRQETMHHQRLRLILSALLSLPLLGAMVLHSLGVMGKIGEFLMNPYLQFMLATPVQFVAGWPFYRGAYTALKNGSANMDVLVALGTSAAYFYSIANLLTGDPALYFETSAILITLIMLGKLLEATAKGRTSSAIKALMGLQAKTARVIRGDIEMDVPIETVLAGDVILVRPGEKVPVDGVIINGTSTLDESMLTGESIPVDKKPGDEVVGATINKFGVFQFKATKIGKDTVLAQIVRIVEEAQGSKAPIQRFADIVSGYFVPVVVGLAVLTFACWYFLLDPGNFSRALVNFTSVMVIACPCALGLATPTSIMVGTGKGAENGILIKGAEHLENTHRLTTIVLDKTGTITKGQPEVTDILPFSAFSAREILEIAAQAEKSSEHPLARAIVKYGQEQHIRFAAPEEFTAIPGHGVKAISNNRPILLGTRKLMEENNIQITSVLDEMEQLEQQGKTVMLLAVEQKLAGLIAVADTVKENSVRAITELHKLGIEVWMITGDNERAAKAIAAASGIYHVLAEVLPEQKAEKIAALKQEGKVVAMVGDGINDAPALAAADVGFAVGTGTDVAIAAADITLLRGDLLGIAAAIRLSKATMRNIKQNLFWALAYNSVGIPIAAAGFLSPVLAGTAMAFSSVSVVLNALRLKRFQPY
- a CDS encoding divalent metal cation transporter; the encoded protein is MKNLSFFHSLFPLSPAGRSALLLVGLAVNAGSLLSWALIGSIFGLHLLWAFLPAAVALLAAQKIGIHLGAVTGKELTGLIRENFKLRTTGLMLTGLLLTDIINLIAQFAGIAVSLAIFGFSPWVTVPAAALLIHWTAQKRLSPSAGKIFLLTGTLYSLFIAAGITGSPWAQVIPALRPLDLALESDYLMMLLALIGSIMAPRILLYSQSAATKKSSAAANPSHCRYFLAASLFTVLFAFLLVGSYAGTLFAHNVDLLQTSIAALALQPLTGSWAPLLFAYILLSASLFSAAAIPLSAAYSVCDVIGCKAGLDKSRQEAPVFHRSYTLILLLGALPILFPEPPYLHIMLWSQIANSIFLPFLLFFLLRLSTSRNIMDLSSPCRIGNGITWISSSFIGILLILLTITALFPDY
- the cobT gene encoding nicotinate-nucleotide--dimethylbenzimidazole phosphoribosyltransferase, yielding MDLLHDTLAAITGLDELTMSKVQQQLNRLSPAGGLGRLGDMAAQYAGITGEEPPSLPRKCLMLLSADHGVSELGVSAYPVETTVHMTKNYLVAKGAGANALANYCHADMTIVDMGIAGDVSQIPGLIHRKIAYGTQNFTRGPAMTRQQAIQALETGIQLVAEKARQGYRCFSLGEMGIGNTTSSAAIAAAFSGMEPKTATGRGTGISDGRLQIKIEAVRQGLTVNRPNPADGLDVLTKVGGFEIGGLAGVILGAAANRCLVIIDGFNATAAALIATALQPLSKHFIMGSHLSAEPAHRRMLRILDLEPYIDMGLRLGEGTGASLVMDLLDAAIKILHETAAPHETIHPLPSFPNGNSIQDIIRTIGPLDSTAMEQCQLRLDNLSKPLGSLHALEQLACKMAGITCQAKPNHLKKALIVMAADHVTSEQDRNTAHIISRLRQGNSISGVLARHGEAKAFVVDLGVKRNLSELPGLSRKEISSGTEDITAAPPAMSRAEMLYAIQIGMLAADTVLKRGNKIIGLGSLGTGSLPAALAVLSACSGIAAGQLSSGFSDAATRQAAEKARYALLTNPPKLVDPLDILTKVGGWEIAGLVGVILAAAAGRAAVVLDGLTTVTAALIATRLAPQSRDYLVASHFAAEPGLTAALQQLGIPAYLHLNLNVGEGVGAILGMRLIDAGLHVLNDMKTFGEAKVAVAQDGPGFLRQRTTV
- a CDS encoding metal-sensitive transcriptional regulator: MLTDKEKVNLKLRLKKVSGQINGIDKMLDEGRYCIDTLQQILAAKAALNKVALIILESHAKSCVVKAIKEGRADESIDELMNVLKQFNK
- a CDS encoding ShlB/FhaC/HecB family hemolysin secretion/activation protein; this encodes MNKNRVALAAIILWLNASIAQAAPVVPDDAGSTLRRSAEMLEQRKLNQDLQENRQTGKEPITDNTDKTKEKAAADDSVRFFVSEIVVNESQILKPEEIKAITGKYEGKSVTLKDIYTAVAEFNELYEQKQYITARAILPPQKIENGIVKIRLVEGRVGKIVLEGAKYTAESFVTNRISLKNGDLVSVDKLSSDLLYFNGTNDVQLHAELRPGKEFGTTDVVIKLQEPKVLQTSLFVDNAGRDTTGLYRTGLSIEQTSLTGARDPLSLTGMWARGTLYGSASYSYPISVKGTRLGINYSKNRINIIDGELRALDVAGNSSDFGLSLTQPLHIKPSLKIEGFAELHTKKSDNSFTGIQLAENKVDTTVLGFSVLSYDGAGIWYTRHEFTSGKEETTHSNNQNFNRYNCSIIRQKKISNTWQLTVRADTQFAAMKQPLPSTEQFYIGGMTSVRGYPEGYRAGNQGYSLSAEGSFPLSKELTGIIFVDHGAVRPVKGNKETSNADDVLTSMGVGVNMNFTNQFSGKVAVGVPLRGDVGIRLHLSFQYGL